One window of Trifolium pratense cultivar HEN17-A07 linkage group LG5, ARS_RC_1.1, whole genome shotgun sequence genomic DNA carries:
- the LOC123887122 gene encoding myb-like protein D: MGNCQAIDTATLVIQQPNGKEEKLYWPVSASEIMKSNPDHYVALLISTTLCTSKDKENCSNKTSDNNNNINNNNKVRITRIKLLKPTDTLLLGQVYRLISTQEVTKGMWAKKQAKMKRNSVSESAQKSNQIKERISDKAAKSSELEDNKETKSERHESRTKATSNGGNHNKSRTWQPSLQSITESSS, translated from the exons atGGGAAATTGCCAAGCTATTGATACTGCAACTCTTGTAATACAACAACCAaatggaaaagaagaaaaattatattGGCCAGTAAGTGCTAGTGAAATCATGAAATCAAATCCTGATCATTATGTTGCTCTTCTTATCTCCACAACATTATGCACATCAAAAGACAAAGAAAATTGTTCAAACAAGACAAgtgacaacaacaacaacatcaacaacaacaataaagtTCGTATTACACGTATCAAGCTTCTTAAACCAACAGATACACTTTTGCTTGGTCAAGTTTATAGACTCATCTCAACTCAAG AAGTTACAAAGGGTATGTGGGCTAAGAAACAAGCAAAGATGAAGAGAAACTCTGTGTCAGAATCAGCACAAAAGTCAAATCAGATTAAGGAAAGGATTAGTGACAAAGCAGCTAAGAGTTCTGAGCTTGAAGACAATAAG GAAACAAAATCTGAAAGACATGAGTCAAGGACAAAAGCAACAAGTAATGGTGGCAATCATAATAAGTCAAGAACATGGCAACCCTCTTTACAAAGCATCACTGAATCTTCCAGCTGA
- the LOC123885091 gene encoding LIM domain-containing protein WLIM1-like isoform X2: MASFGGTTQKCNTCEKKVYWMEQLTADNKLYHKSCFKCHHCKGTLKLSNYCSFEGVLYCKPHFDQLFKMTGSLDKSFEGIARIYGVERSTTQVQANNKVSRFFAGTQEKCVGCNKTVYPIEKVSVDGESYHKSCFRCTHGGCVISPSNYVAHEHRIYCRHHQTQLFKQKGNFSQFDKIEHV, encoded by the exons ATGGCATCATTTGGAGGAACTACACAGAAGTGTAATACATGTGAAAAGAAAGTCTACTGGATGGAACAACTTACTGCTGACAACAAACTGTACCACAAGTCTTGCTTCAAATGCCACCATTGCAAGGGCACCCTTAAG CTGAGTAACTATTGTTCCTTTGAGGGTGTCCTATACTGCAAGCCTCATTTTGATCAACTCTTTAAGATGACTGGTAGTTTGGACAAAAGTTTTGAAG GCATTGCAAGAATTTATGGAGTTGAAAGATCTACTACTCAG GTCCAAGCCAATAACAAAGTTTCAAGATTTTTTGCTGGAACTCAAGAAAAATGTGTTGGTTGCAACAAAACAGTGTACCCAATTGAAAAG GTATCTGTTGATGGAGAATCTTACCATAAGAGTTGCTTCAGGTGCACACATGGAGGTTGTGTAATTAGTCCATCAAATTATGTAGCTCATGAACATCGTATTTATTGTAGACACCATCAGACTCAACTCTTCAAGCAAAAGGGAAATTTCAGCCAATTTGACAAGATTGAACATGTTTAA
- the LOC123885091 gene encoding LIM domain-containing protein WLIM1-like isoform X1 has protein sequence MASFGGTTQKCNTCEKKVYWMEQLTADNKLYHKSCFKCHHCKGTLKLSNYCSFEGVLYCKPHFDQLFKMTGSLDKSFEGIARIYGVERSTTQVQANNKVSRFFAGTQEKCVGCNKTVYPIEKNNFQVSVDGESYHKSCFRCTHGGCVISPSNYVAHEHRIYCRHHQTQLFKQKGNFSQFDKIEHV, from the exons ATGGCATCATTTGGAGGAACTACACAGAAGTGTAATACATGTGAAAAGAAAGTCTACTGGATGGAACAACTTACTGCTGACAACAAACTGTACCACAAGTCTTGCTTCAAATGCCACCATTGCAAGGGCACCCTTAAG CTGAGTAACTATTGTTCCTTTGAGGGTGTCCTATACTGCAAGCCTCATTTTGATCAACTCTTTAAGATGACTGGTAGTTTGGACAAAAGTTTTGAAG GCATTGCAAGAATTTATGGAGTTGAAAGATCTACTACTCAG GTCCAAGCCAATAACAAAGTTTCAAGATTTTTTGCTGGAACTCAAGAAAAATGTGTTGGTTGCAACAAAACAGTGTACCCAATTGAAAAG AATAATTTTCAGGTATCTGTTGATGGAGAATCTTACCATAAGAGTTGCTTCAGGTGCACACATGGAGGTTGTGTAATTAGTCCATCAAATTATGTAGCTCATGAACATCGTATTTATTGTAGACACCATCAGACTCAACTCTTCAAGCAAAAGGGAAATTTCAGCCAATTTGACAAGATTGAACATGTTTAA
- the LOC123884395 gene encoding calmodulin-binding protein 60 A, with translation MSLKRGPDDNKTSDDKRRKPPPFCSVVREVMKLQSVRNLMEPILEPLVRRVVKEEVELALKKHLSSMKQTCGKELITKELRTLQLQFENSISLPVFTGARIEGEDGSNIRIRLVDALTGKVVCTGPESSAKVEIVVLEGDFEEESDVWMPEDFKNNIVRERDGKKPLLTGDVILYLKDGFCMVGEISYTDNSSWTRSRRFRLGARVLDSFDGIRIREAKTDSFIVRDHRGELYKKHHPPSLSDEVWRLEKIGKDGAFHRRLSREKIRTVKDFLTLLNLDPSKLRTILGTGMSAKMWEVTVEHARTCVLDTTRHVSFAAHSQQPHVVFNAVGQVTGLLSESEYVAVDKLSETEKADAQISVISALTQGDFASLEDEASLMDGYSHLTNVHYSPSSPRTEGSSANKLLAPQKIGGFNYTQESASSTDIMPSIYSVGGSSGLDDYGLPNFDSIGLRYDQHLGFPVQVSNSLICDTDSIVHAFGDDDHMQFFDADLQSQCHIEADLQRAVDSFMLAPSPSMANGKAQRRWRKVVNVLKWFLVRKRRNQLYI, from the exons ATGTCGCTCAAAAGGGGTCCCGATGATAACAAGACTTCAGATGATAAGCGTAGAAAGCCTCCTCCTTTTTGCAG TGTGGTGCGTGAGGTGATGAAGTTGCAATCAGTTAGGAATTTGATGGAACCGATTCTAGAGCCCTTGGTTCGTCGAGTG GTTAAGGAGGAAGTTGAATTGGCCCTAAAGAAGCATTTGAGCAGCATGAAACA GACTTGTGGAAAGGAGTTGATTACTAAGGAATTAAGAACTTTGCAGCTTCAGTTTGAAAACAGTATTTCTCTCCCCGTCTTCACAGGAGCTCGAATTGAAGGAGAAGATGGCTCAAACATAAGGATAAGATTAGTTGATGCTTTAACAGGGAAGGTTGTTTGTACAGGACCTGAATCTTCAGCTAAGGTAGAAATTGTAGTCCTTGAGGGTGATTTTGAAGAAGAAAGCGATGTTTGGATGCCTGAAGATTTCAAGAACAATATTGTGAGAGAGAGGGATGGAAAAAAGCCCCTCCTTACAGGAGATGTGATTTTATATCTTAAAGATGGGTTTTGTATGGTGGGTGAAATTTCATATACAGATAATTCAAGCTGGACAAGGAGCCGTAGGTTCCGGCTTGGAGCAAGAGTACTGGACAGCTTCGATGGTATTAGAATAAGAGAAGCAAAGACAGATTCATTTATTGTCAGGGATCACAGAGGAGAAT TGTACAAGAAACACCACCCTCCAAGTCTGTCGGATGAAGTTTGGAGACTGGAAAAGATAGGCAAAGATGGAGCTTTCCACCGGCGTTTGAGCCGTGAAAAGATCCGCACCGTTAAAGATTTTCTCACACTACTCAATCTCGATCCATCAAAGCTGCGAACT ATATTAGGCACTGGGATGTCTGCAAAGATGTGGGAAGTAACTGTAGAGCATGCTCGGACTTGTGTTCTTGATACAACAAGGCACGTGTCCTTCGCCGCTCATTCTCAACAACCTCATGTGGTCTTCAATGCCGTTGGACAAGTGACAGGACTGCTCTCTGAATCCGAGTATGTCGCTGTAGATAAGCTGTCTGAAACCGAAAAG GCTGATGCTCAAATCTCGGTTATTTCTGCACTTACCCAAGGCGATTTTGCCTCTTTAGAAGATGAAGCCTCCCTAATGGATGGTTATTCACACTTAACTAATGTACACTACTCCCCGAGCTCTCCGAGAACTGAGGGATCAAGTGCCAACAAGCTTTTGGCTCCGCAAAAGATTGGAGGGTTCAATTATACACAAGAAAGTGCCTCTTCTACAGATATCATGCCATCTATTTATTCGGTCGGTGGATCTAGTGGCTTGGATGACTATGGCTTGCCGAATTTTGACAGCATCGGCCTTAGATATGATCAGCATCTTGGCTTTCCAGTCCAAGTATCCAACTCTTTGATCTGCGACACAGATTCAATAGTCCATGCTTTCGGTGATGATGATCATATGCAATTTTTCGATGCTGATCTTCAATCTCAGTGCCATATTGAAGCAGATTTACAGCGTGCTGTTGATAGCTTCATGCTGGCACCTTCTCCATCTATGGCTAATGGAAAAGCTCAAAGACGATGGAGAAAGGTAGTCAATGTTCTAAAATGGTTCTTGGTGAGGAAACGACGAaaccaattatatatatag